tggattaactgtttttggaggtgtttttgaaaaattttgttgtAGCAGAATTTTTAggttatattttgggatatttaagagtaaaagagtttctagaatatattttgagatattttttaaaatttaaaaaaatttaaactaatttttagattatcttttatagtactttttaaaaatttttattgtatttgaaaaacactcCCATCCAATAATATCATGAAATTTAGACTTTCACGTCAAATATTGTTCTGCATGATGTATTATGGAAAACTATAAGAATGTGAATGATTGACATATTTATCAGTTTTGTATACTCGTTTTTATTggattaatattttatatactaATGATGTTATACGCTGTTGGGTTTGTGTAAGAATAGTTATCATACATGAATGGTTATATACTAATTGACATAGTAATTCAATTAATCTCAAATTGACTATCATATTACTCAAGGTGATATGAACCAAGTAGCTTGCGAGTAGCTCAACTTGAACTCGCGAGCTACTCGATTAACAGCTCAACTGGAATTCATTTTGATCGAATTTGGACTACTTGAAAGTATTATTGAATGAGTTCAAGAATCGCACGTTCGACGAACTCTATCGAGCATTgcattaaatgattaaaaaataaatattaaatatcaTAATTTACACACACACAAAATTACTAATACAAGTTCGGCATTGTTCGATCTTAATATTCGAGTTTGAGTTGAGTTTTCGAGTTTGATAAGACTCGACATTATTTGATAACATTATCGAGTTAAACTCAATTATTTCTGCAACTTTCTCAGTCAAGCTCAAGCATCAGCTCCTTGAGTCATTCGAGCTTGAACTTGAATAGCACTTTATACCCTTTGAGTTTGAGCGCATCTCGGCTCGACGGCACCCTACGTACGTGTTACCATAAGAAAAAATGATCTGGGGCATGCATGAATCATGACGTGGGTTTTGGCTCCGCTTAGCGACTTTGGTAAGTTTGCCATTGTGTCAAGACACAAGTGTTCATTGGCAACATTGCATATTAGATTGCGCATATGCATGTTGAGATTTTTATACTTGAATTTTCTAATACAGACGAGAAACGTCAATCATCTGATTTAATGATGATCCGGGATCGAATCAAGCGCGATATAATTCGCTCGCCAATGCCGCCTTAATCACGGTTTATTCATACAAAAGGAACTGATTATTATTGCTATGCCATGGGCGAAAGAAACGCCACGCCACAACTGGCATTCGAGGGGAGGACATATCATGCTGCCAATTTGCACGGTAAAGAGCTCATCACGCATGCAAACATCCATGACGAAAGGATTTTGTTCAGAAGGACCTGTAAGGGCAGATAGAGGCTTCTGGGCAACAATGGCTAGAAAGCCTTTTGCTTACGATGCAAAGGCATTTGAAATTCATATATCTAATCGATATCATAATTCATGATGACTGAAATATCTTGAGCATTTCAAGAAGAATTTTCACTCGTGCCTCTAAAAGATTAATGGCTGGATGTCTCGTGAAGAAAACATTCAGAAAAAATTACTTCAACcacaacaaataaattaaaaattccgTGGTTTTAATCATTCATTTCACTGCTGCTCATCTTCACGCTTTGATGTCTCTTTGATCTCCTCTGCTCCATCATCCTAGTGACGTGAAAAAATGCAGGCGTCATCAAAAGAAAACGGAAATTTAGGACATGTCTGGAATCAATGCAAGAGATGGACATGGAAGGGCATCAAACAGCTGCCAGGAAAAGAGAGGAAGCAGCATTACCTGCATGTCTGATGTCCACAAGGTCAGGTTGTCACGGAGAAGTTGCATGATGAGAGTACTATCCTTGTATGAATCCTCTCCCAGGGTGTCCAACTCCGCAATGGCTTCATCAAATGCCTGTTGAACAAGAGATTCATGAAAATTAAACACATTATGCCACCAAAGACAAATGAGTTCATCAAAATTTTAAGAGAAAAGCATTCTAACAGACCACCAGCTCAGTTGTACTTCAGGCGTGCACCCAATTACAAGCAATCAATAAGTCCATAGTTTCTCTGTCGCTATATGACTAATGTAAACTATGTGCTGCAAAAGACTAAAAATGTACTGCATTTCCGTGAAATTCAATGAAAAGACGCCTCTCATGATCCCAAAGAAAAGGTAAATTCGGTGCCAAAAGATGGCTCTTTGTTAGATGCTTAACACACAATAACCACAATTAAATTGAAATAGGAAATATCTAATCACACAACTGTCACCTGTTTTGCAAGATTGCATGCTCGATCAGGCGAACTCAGAATTTCATAATAGAACACGGAGAAGTTAAGAGCCAACCCAAGTCGGATTGGATGTGTAGGAGCCAACTCAGCAATTGCAATATCCTGCAAAAAAGAATTTTCGATTAAAAGCtgaggaaaaaaaacaaaagagtaGAGGCAGAGAAAAGCAGATCACTGCTATTAAAAGCACTCTAAAACACCTGTAACTCCGAGCAGCATACCAACATAGATTATTGATCATGAGTTACTAGATTAGATGGTGACAGCCCCAGtgaaaagtatatataaaaatGGCGAGTCTACTCAAACTTGACCCTCCAAAATTAGAGGCTGGATCATGATTGGAGCAACAATTTGCTCGCATCTGTATATCCTTGTCATTGCTTCCAGACTCAATCCTAACATACCGCCAAACTAAGACCAAaattccaaacaaaaataaatatttacaatGATAAACGCCAGCAAAGGCTGTGacagaaaagggaaaaggaaaaaaaaaaaccctggCGCATGTTCTGTCACAGCCTTTGCATGATAATATAAAAGATTGATCCAAACATCCTTCTCAATTGACCAGAAAATCTATTTCCACTTTGACGCAACAAAAACTTTCTTCTTCACGGATAACCACCTATAAATATAACTTAAACAGAAAGATGACTAATCCCCATATAATGCTTTATCAGAATATtcacgaaaaataaaaataaaaactttgaACGTTTTACAATCAAGAAACCAAATTCATCAATCCACAAAATAAAGGGACacataaataaaaattgaatcaaCATCCCGTCAAACACAGAATACCTTTAACAAAAGAAGCACAAAAACCAAGCAGCAAATAACATTCAACGAAAGATACCTGGGCAGCCTTGTAGGCATTAAGGGTATTCTCAGCAGCCTCTTTCCTCTCAGAAGCAGTCTTAAACTCAGCCAAATACCTATGATAATCCCCCTTCATCTTCAAATAAAACACCTTGGAATCACCAGCGCCAGCTGCCGGAATCAACTTAGCATCCAGAAGCTTCAAAATCCCATCACAAATGGACGAAAGCTCCTTCTCAATCTTCCCGCTATAGTCCTTGATAGCATTCACATGGTCGGCATTGCCTCGTGACTCCTCTTTCTGCTCAATGGACGATATGATCCGCCAGGACGCTCGGCGGGCTCCGATCACGTTCTTGTAGGCCACCGACAAGAGGTTGCGCTCCTCCACAGAGAGCTCGTCGCCTTCGCCCACCGAGGCGGAGACTTTCTCCATGAATTCCACCATTTCTTCGTAGCGTTCGGCCTGCTCGGCGAGCTTAGCCATGTACACATTCTCCTCACGGGGCGATGGGGCCGCGGAAGCCATTTTCTTATTTCCTTTTGGggcaaaggagaaaaagaaacgaTTGGAGTTTTTCTGAGATCAGATCTGCAGCAAAAAGAGGAGGAGAGGAGTAAAAACGGAAGGGTGGGTagaaatgatgctttataggtgaaaacaagaggactgtatttttccttttgttttttcttgcaatttttgatttaaattatttCTGGGCATTCCCTTCTTCTTCAATAGCCAATGGTAACGTTAATTGGAGATTACACTACTAGTAGTGCAtagaaatttcttttcattGCTTAAATGGAGAAATATTTAGTTGAAATGTATTCGATTTGATTAAtacattcctttttctttggaGGAATTACCTAAATATTAGGACACTACTGTTACTCGTTAATGATTATTGTTTTCTTGGACAAAAAATAAATCAACTAGTAGAATATGTCGTCAATTAGCAGCAGGCCAGCAAGGGAAGAAACAGAAGAACAAAAAAATATCACATTTACCTTACAACAAAGTCTTTCCTAATTTAGATGATTGAATTATAGTaaatacaagaaagaaagaataggtaaatttaaattaaaaaatatatatatatataaatacaagaaaaattaataattaataatatgTATACATACATCATATAAGCTAGATAAATATTAGATGGGTATTTCGATTGACCAACAACATCAATTTATTTGCATCTCTCCGTTGTAAGGCCGAATTCCAAATAGATGGACCAACATATCATTTTCGCCATACTGAATTCGGAGAGCCGACCACGAATTCTCATGACAGAATGCCAGCCAACAACATACATCATCTGTTCCAAGCTCAGAATATCGCATTTCAGGATTGACACCGTTCATCCAGTTGAACAATAATGCTCCACTTGATCAAACTATTCTGCCGTATGGGATTTCAGATGACCATCCCATCTTCTGCTGCATGTGCTTGGGAAGTCAATAAAGTATTTACATCTTGAAACCAAGCCGCTTTGGGGCTGTCAGAGAAATTAATGTATCATATTGTCATACAACAGAACTGGAATACAATGTCACGCTGGATTATTGCATGAACTGTGCAAGCCCATCTCTTGATCTATGGACTAAATAACAATGCAACCCCCTGAACAAAGAgcagagagatagagagaaagagagagagtaagTGTGTGTAGTCTCTTCAAAGGAAATAGCAGTTTGTCAGTAAATGCACTTACCGAACACGCAATGATTCACATATTGAAGGTAAAATGATTAGTTCATCTTCTGTCTTCTTCCCATTATTTTTGCAATAAGGTTCAACTGCAGTATTGTTGCCAATGCGCAGAGCTTCTGCACAGAccttaaaattttattactcTGCACCTGTAGGCAGCAACCAATATACTGAAAAGTATGTCAAAATCAAGGGGTCGAAACCAAACATAAACATAAATCAAAGTAACATACCATTGTAAGCTTTTAGACGAACCAAGTTGATCAGACTGAATCTTGTGCAAGTCTAATGGGTGAACCGGTTCTATCATATGGATGAACATACTTTTACTGAAGCTCCTTTATAGCCAAAGTAGAAAAACTTCCAGTGAACTCAGCTCCATTCTACTTTTCCATAAAGAATCATGAGCCTAATTGTTATGCCAATAGAACATAAGAACAATACTTTAAATTGTTTATCACATTAGATTCTGAATCATGTATGACTTTAAATTACCTACATGCAGACAAGGTGTTACCGATTCAAATTATCAAATGTAATCCTACCTCGTATGCATAAACAGGAAAAGTGCAATCTTACCTATAATCAGCTCCCTCTTAGCTTATAGCGGTGAAAGTTTTGGAAATTCACTTGAAACCTCAGAAGACCTGCAGCTGCAAGCCTCAGACTGCAAGATCTCAATAAAATCTTTAACCCTGGTCTGAGCTAAGATGTAGTGGATGACACAATGACACAGCTGTCTGAGGAGAAGAAATTATGCAGTCAGCGAAAACTACAAAGCCAAGTCTCTCCCAGGCATTATGTCAACCTACTGAAGCAGCCAAACCGCACAATTCATCTGAGCCTACAATGCCAGCTTCTGGAACTTTTTAGGTGCATCATCAGCTAAAAGACCACGACCAAGTTCATCAGTCAATAAAGCATACATTTTCTTTGGCAGCAATCCAGAATCCCACAACTCCACAAAAAGCTCAAATACTGGACGGTAGCAGTGCCATTTGTAGAGGAAACTTTTCATCAAATTTAATGTACCGTTGTCTATCTCCACCCCCACATCAGACATTTCTTGAAGAATTCCTTTAATCATTTTGACATCTCTATCCTTGCAGAAACCAGAGAGTACCAgattatatgtgtatatattagGAGTTATACCAAGGTCCTTCATTTGGAAAAACAAATTATATGCCTCTCCAGCTCGACCGCCCTTTAGGAGTCCATTGATGGCTACAGTATAGGACACAACATCCagagggaaattttctagaccAGCTTTCCTGAAAAATTTGATTGCACTGTGGAAGTTGCCAGTTTTTATAAGCCCATCAATGATTATGGTATGAAGATGAGCATCAAGGCCAAGATGTTCTTGAACAATACCATTATACACATTAACTGCCTCGTGAATCCTACCTGACCTGCAAAGTCCACTCAGTAATCCAGCATAACTATATTTATCTGGCTTAAAACCCCTGTGTATCATGTCATTGTAAAACTCAATGGCGCCAGTTGGGTGACCGGCCTTGCAGAAATAATTTAGAAGGGAGTTACACATCACTAAGTCAGGTTCTATGACCAGTCCACTGATTAATAAAGGTAGAAGAAGAAACTCCTGAGAAGAACAGATGGCAGACAAAATAGAACATATAGTGTAAGGATCGGGGATTAATCCTTGTTTTTGCAGATTAAAGAAGAAATCAAGTGCTTCATCATATCTTCCCATCTTAGATAGACGATCTATTAATACATTGCAAAGAAACAAATCAGGATAACATCCCCTGGACTCCATGGTACTTAAGATCTTAAAAGCCTTGTTAGGCATCTTAGCTTCTAGAAATCCTTTAATTAAAGAAGTGCATGTCACAATGTTTGGAGAACATCCACTCTGAACCATTTTGTCCAGTAAAAAACTCGCAACATCAAGTTGGCCAGGCTTACAGAATCCATCAATTAACACAGTCCACACACTCACAGAGGTAGGAACACCCAAAGTAATCATAAGACTTAATAGCTGCAATGCCTCTTCCAGTCTACCCAATTTGCAATAACAATTCAACACAGACAAAAAAGTCTCAGGATTAAGAGAATAACCATTTCTCAACATGTTCCTAAGCACATTGCGCATGTTAATCAAATCATTGAGCTTGCACAAATTACATACGGCAATACTAAATGACAAAAAATTTGGTACCTCAGTCTCCTCCAAAACTTTAAGCGCTGCGCCAACCTTCCCAATCTTAAACAGCACATCCACAACGATATTGCGAGCAAAAGTATTTGGGGTGTAACCATGGCGCAGCATTTCCTCAAAAGCCTCGAAAACTAGCTCATACATTTTCCCATACCAGAAAATTCTCAACAAAAGCAGCAAAGTCTGAGGTTTTGTCGCACAACCAACATGAGCTAATTCCTCAAGGATTCCTCCAAGCGTGGAGAATCTTTGAATAAGCCGAGAAACTACATTCACCATATGAGAAAAGGCGGCCCTATCATGGAAATAATCTGGCTGGCGAGCACACCACAAGAAAAAGCTTAAAGCAACTACATCCGAACGGCAATCTATCAAAGTTTTTTGCACAATGTGAGGATTGAGCACTATATTTCCAGAACTCTTGCTATAAAATTCTTCCCTAGTCAAAAAAGTCTCAAACTTTTTGTGCTTTTCAGTTGTTGGACTCTGAAGTGGTGAAGCAAGATAGTGAATCGCAACCAAAGGTTGGCTCTTTACAAGAAAATATGAAGTGGGTTTGAGCTCTAAAGCTTTCCAGAATTTATATCTCAACCGCCATATCATCTCCAGATAATGATTTAGTATTACTGACTTTCGGTAAGTCCACAAGCAGCATAAACAAATTCTtggaaaaaacaaaataaagaagaaataaaTGACCAAAGCATTTCAACTTGATCAGTGTGCGTAATACAAGTAAAATGGAAGAATAAGCTTACTGGTTTGGCAGCTGCAGAAATTTTAGGAGGTCGGTATTTCTCAATTAGCTAGAATTGATTGATGGGAGTTGCCAAAGTAAATAATCTGTGGAGcaagataaaattttggtgcaaacttttttttcaaatggaGGGTTTCAAATAAGTTGGTGAGCGGGGTTCCGGTAGCGGGAATATTGCCGTTCTTTGAATACCAAGAGGCGGAACCGCGGCAGAGAAGGGTTGCTGGTTGCTGGACTGGACTGGCGCCTGGTGGGCTGTGTGAACTTTCATTAAATTGCCTGTTTAGGCATTTAGGTATTGTTTGGTTCCCACATCCCTAGTGCACATTTCTCCCTCTATTGGAAAATCTGCCAAATTAGCCCCtcacattttcaaaaaaaaaaaaatttttttttagtccCTCATATTTAAAATTAGCCACAAAAGTCCCTCAGATAAAAAAAGTTTGTCCAATTGATCCTAAAGCTCGTTTTCGCTCGCTTCTCTAGCCAAAAGGTGTACGCCTTTCTCACGTGCCTATAATTTCAATGACAAAAATGAAAACATACTTCATTTCCTCTTAAGAAATACATAAGCCACCAAAATCCTAAATATAAACTTCGATTGAACGAGAGAGATTTTAACTTTTTCATTCTTCAATATCATGTTGACAATGGTGCCAACAATGAAGGTACAAAGATCACATTGCTTTTACGTTATatgttttgtttcttctttgGACTTTAATTGAATTCTTATTCAACACAATCAACAAAATGCACATTCAAAAAGTAAGTAAAGTAGCCCaaagtaattttttcttttcaaattatcTTTTCTTGCTCGGTTTCCAACCGATTGATGGCCTTTAATAAGCTAGGTATTATTGACACTGATCTATTGCACACTGGGGAGTCATACCACTTGAAATAGTGACAAGCACGATTTACCTAAAATGCAAGAACAGCACATATCAAGAACTAATTTTCACTCAATATTAAGAACCAATTTTTCTAAGATAACCAAAATGAAATATGCTCGAGCTTACTTCGTAGTTTTGGCAGCCATAGAATCTCCCTTTCGGATTTGCAGGTTTCCAAGAAATCACAATCATGGGTTCTTTGCCACAATGAGATTGATCATTGTTTGTTCCCATTGTACTTTGCAATGGATGAGCTTTTTAGACGTCTTTTTCTGCTCTTCTTTTACTACTTGTAAGTGACCATACTGAAATTTTCTTCTTTGATTGGATGTTTGATGGCTTACAACTAGGGTTTTAATAGCTAAAAAGGGAGCAAGGGGGAAAAAAGGATTTGGTGGCTTACAGTTTCCTTTTTTCAACAAACAAAGAGAGAAAACGAAGcgtgttttcatttttattcttgAAATTATAGGCATGTAAGAAAGATATGTACTTTTTGGCCGAAAAAGTAAGCAAAAATGAGCTTTGGAACCAATCGAGTAGGCTTTTTTATATTGAAAGACTATTGTGGCTGATTTTTAATGTAAGAgactaaaaaagtttttttttaaaaaaatgtgagggaccaatttgataaattttccttttgtattttattattttttgagacTTCTCATTTCTCATGGTAGTAACTAATGTTGAATAAACGAGTCATGGTATCTAATTATCTGTCAAGCTTTTACTACGTGTTTCTGTTAAACAAATATTTACTACATTTTCCAAGTTCTTTTTCCTTCATTAATAAAAGGGAGATCTctttttaataaaaatcaaagacAACGGAAACAGGACTGCTAAGATCTTAATAGCGGCATTTTTCTGGCCCTGATTGGGCATTATTCTGGCCCTGATTGGGCATTAAcacaatgaaaaatgcattcgTAAGCTGTAACACAATCATTGGCATATGAAGTAAATAAGGCAAAAAGGAAATTGACTGAAGAAGTTTTTATTTAGTGGTTAAGTTTCAAATTTCAGGATTTggagatttttgggtcaaattgcCTTTTACTACTCTTCATTTCTTGAATTCCACATCTTCTCAcggtagaaatttttttttttttaacaaaaaggCAAAAAGGAAATCAATAGACGGACGAAGAATCACTCTAATGGTATTTAACAACGGATTTCTTGTCTAACTTAATAGGCAGAGTAAATATTCATGGAAAAGGAAGATGAAACAAACGTTCAATACCAGGGAGATTGACACGAGTGTAAGATTAAATAGTTTGTACTaaactccattttttttgggggtttaGCAGTACTAAATTCATTAGCTAAGGACCATCAGCAAGGAAGTTATaccataaaaaagaaaaaccactCATAAATTGATTAAAATGGCTTCTAAACCAGACGTATTATTGAGAAATGCAGGGCAAGAACTGTGAAATCCCTGTTAATGACGTTGCAGGTCAGTTAAAATGCAATTGCCACAAGAGCATCTTCAAATTTCTATCACAGAAAAGAAATCATCCAAGGCTGTGAGTTTTgtaaccaagaaattttcttggaaAAGGATTATTCTGAATCCATCAAAACTCAAAAGTAAAATGCCCCTATTTGATACTCATTCTGAATCAACAAAATCCTATTTTGATGCTTATAATCCTGACTGAATCAATAAAATTAAGAATGAAGAGCCAAACAAGTGCAAACTTTGCTGTTTGAACAAGAAGTGGGGCAAGCTTGTCATGAGCCTTCTGCTTCTGCAGCTCATTTAGTTGCTTGGTGTTCTCCCACCTGATTATTCAGTGGTTTCAATTTCTCAGCAGCAGCACTAGCTGCAGATGCTGCATCACTCAGTCCAAGTTTCTCTAACTCTTTTGAAAAGCTATCCACGTCAGCAGCAGAAATTTTATATGGACTATGGGCAGAGCTTGGAAAAGAACCACTTGTTACTTCTTCCTTGTACCCCAAAAGAGCTTTATTGATGACATCTCCGACATGTGCATACTGTTTGCAGAACCTTGGAGTAACCTGCAATAATTGCGTATCAAGCACTAATGAGTTGTCAAATCCGGTATTTTATGAAGGCAAGGAGATTGAGAAAAGTGGAAGATCCAGAAAAGCGAAATAAAATCCCAAACCTTAGCATGATGTGGGTGTTGTAGCATCCCTAAGAGATCATGGTAAACTAGCACCTGGCCATGTGAATTGATAAAAGGTGGGAAATAAAATATTGTCAGTAATTTCAGCCTAACGACTCATAGTAAAGAAATAGGAGGGCCCTGAACTTGATCATTAAGGATAACAAAACATGAAGAGAACTTACGATGCTGGCCATGTTGCAATGTTAACCAATAGCATCAAAATTTACAGTGCAATAGAAAAACGTTGCAAATCAATGAGAAAGATCATAAGTATCA
This portion of the Coffea arabica cultivar ET-39 chromosome 2e, Coffea Arabica ET-39 HiFi, whole genome shotgun sequence genome encodes:
- the LOC113728705 gene encoding uncharacterized protein isoform X2 → MVNVVSRLIQRFSTLGGILEELAHVGCATKPQTLLLLLRIFWYGKMYELVFEAFEEMLRHGYTPNTFARNIVVDVLFKIGKVGAALKVLEETEVPNFLSFSIAVCNLCKLNDLINMRNVLRNMLRNGYSLNPETFLSVLNCYCKLGRLEEALQLLSLMITLGVPTSVSVWTVLIDGFCKPGQLDVASFLLDKMVQSGCSPNIVTCTSLIKGFLEAKMPNKAFKILSTMESRGCYPDLFLCNVLIDRLSKMGRYDEALDFFFNLQKQGLIPDPYTICSILSAICSSQEFLLLPLLISGLVIEPDLVMCNSLLNYFCKAGHPTGAIEFYNDMIHRGFKPDKYSYAGLLSGLCRSGRIHEAVNVYNGIVQEHLGLDAHLHTIIIDGLIKTGNFHSAIKFFRKAGLENFPLDVVSYTVAINGLLKGGRAGEAYNLFFQMKDLGITPNIYTYNLVLSGFCKDRDVKMIKGILQEMSDVGVEIDNGTLNLMKSFLYKWHCYRPVFELFVELWDSGLLPKKMYALLTDELGRGLLADDAPKKFQKLAL
- the LOC113728705 gene encoding uncharacterized protein isoform X1; this translates as MIWRLRYKFWKALELKPTSYFLVKSQPLVAIHYLASPLQSPTTEKHKKFETFLTREEFYSKSSGNIVLNPHIVQKTLIDCRSDVVALSFFLWCARQPDYFHDRAAFSHMVNVVSRLIQRFSTLGGILEELAHVGCATKPQTLLLLLRIFWYGKMYELVFEAFEEMLRHGYTPNTFARNIVVDVLFKIGKVGAALKVLEETEVPNFLSFSIAVCNLCKLNDLINMRNVLRNMLRNGYSLNPETFLSVLNCYCKLGRLEEALQLLSLMITLGVPTSVSVWTVLIDGFCKPGQLDVASFLLDKMVQSGCSPNIVTCTSLIKGFLEAKMPNKAFKILSTMESRGCYPDLFLCNVLIDRLSKMGRYDEALDFFFNLQKQGLIPDPYTICSILSAICSSQEFLLLPLLISGLVIEPDLVMCNSLLNYFCKAGHPTGAIEFYNDMIHRGFKPDKYSYAGLLSGLCRSGRIHEAVNVYNGIVQEHLGLDAHLHTIIIDGLIKTGNFHSAIKFFRKAGLENFPLDVVSYTVAINGLLKGGRAGEAYNLFFQMKDLGITPNIYTYNLVLSGFCKDRDVKMIKGILQEMSDVGVEIDNGTLNLMKSFLYKWHCYRPVFELFVELWDSGLLPKKMYALLTDELGRGLLADDAPKKFQKLAL
- the LOC113731631 gene encoding 14-3-3-like protein B — protein: MASAAPSPREENVYMAKLAEQAERYEEMVEFMEKVSASVGEGDELSVEERNLLSVAYKNVIGARRASWRIISSIEQKEESRGNADHVNAIKDYSGKIEKELSSICDGILKLLDAKLIPAAGAGDSKVFYLKMKGDYHRYLAEFKTASERKEAAENTLNAYKAAQDIAIAELAPTHPIRLGLALNFSVFYYEILSSPDRACNLAKQAFDEAIAELDTLGEDSYKDSTLIMQLLRDNLTLWTSDMQDDGAEEIKETSKREDEQQ